From a region of the Calliphora vicina chromosome 4, idCalVici1.1, whole genome shotgun sequence genome:
- the LOC135957711 gene encoding tektin-3: MSKFEQTVMYSQLQPWSTAGAPPCMEPISGPSVPPRVGTSYQTSHPHPWRPTLSYEMIEVKNLAEQPVTNQLVKPRFAPAGMTTEPMTFPNLVTGFHRNPQHAARAALYTRYTSGEWVNNNLSKYTESNINRNQSERLRNDAVRLMRETDEKTAQGQRDAGRRLGERITDVTFWRNELNTELEKLVSESSAFTELKRKCGKAMLDLEAPLHIAQECLYHREGRAGVEKVHDCVEKALLLEIDNLRNSREKLKELHDKITKQAHDCRAAQHLLEEDVSFKESTLGIDSVCHQLNNYSRGIAYYGGIEKYDPSVSTQETWAEASSQRVSRSQAERSKLSQLRSDAETTVNAIATSMWDHWSNTNNSFDRRSQEMAESKNKIQLHLHKTQQELFDLEKHIFLLQKAVQDKSNPLKVAQTRLEARSHREGVELCKDYAQLRLVQEVDDLKNVVNNLHHKLQEAEAQHQSLLKTRSTLEADLRNKVNALFIDREKCMGLRRSFPVNNMIKY; encoded by the exons atgtcaaaatttgaacaaactgTAATGTATTCTCAATTACAGCCATGGAGTACGGCTGGAGCACCACCATGTATGGAACCTATTTCTGGACCATCAGTTCCACCTCGTGTAGGAACATCTTACCAG ACATCACATCCGCATCCATGGAGACCTACGCTTAGTTACGAAATGATTGAGGTCAAAAATCTTGCTGAACAACCTGTAACAAACCAGTTGGTAAAACCACGTTTTGCTCCAGCTGGAATGACAACCGAACCAATGACATTTCCTAATTTGGTCACTGGTTTTCATCGTAATCCCCAACATGCTGCAAGAGCAGCATTATACACACGCTATACTTCCGGTGAATGGGTGAATAACAACTTATCGAAATATACTGAATCCAACATTAATAG aaatcAATCGGAGCGTTTACGTAATGATGCTGTACGTTTGATGCGTGAAACTGATGAAAAAACTGCCCAGGGACAACGAGATGCCGGACGTCGTTTGGGTGAACGTATTACAGACGTTACATTTTGGCGCAATGAATTAAACACAGAGCTGGAGAAATTAGTTTCCGAATCATCGGCATTTACCGAATTAAAACGAAAATGTGGCAAAGCTATGCTAGATTTGGAAGCGCCGCTGCATATTGCACAAGAATGTTTATATCATAGAGAAGGTCGGGCAGGAGTTGAAAAAGTCCATGATTGTGTGGAGAAGGCTTTGCTCCTAGAAATTGATAATTTGAGAAATTCTCGTGAAAAGCTTAAAGAATTACACGATAAG ATTACTAAACAAGCCCATGATTGTCGGGCAGCACAGCACTTACTGGAAGAGGATGTATCGTTCAAGGAGTCAACATTGGGAATCGATTCAGTATGCCATCAATTGAATAATTACAGCAGAGGTATTGCTTATTATGGTGGCATCGAGAAATATGATCCATCCGTTAGTACTCAAGAGACGTGGGCGGAGGCAAGTAGTCAACGAGTAAGCAG ATCTCAAGCTGAGCGGTCCAAACTTTCTCAGTTGCGCAGTGATGCTGAGACTACCGTAAATGCAATTGCCACCTCAATGTGGGATCATTGGAGCAACACGAATAACTCATTCGATCGTAGATCTCAAGAAATGGCagaatcgaaaaataaaatacaattacatCTACATAAAACACAGCAGGAGTTGTTCGATTTAGAAAAgcacatatttttgttgcaaaaagCCGTACAAGATAAATCGAATCCTCTTAAAGTGGCACAAACTCGTTTAGAGGCACGTAGCCATCGAGAAGGTGTAGAGTTGTGCAA gGATTATGCTCAATTGCGCTTGGTACAAGAAGTGGATGATTTGAAAAATGTGGTGAACAATCTACACCATAAGCTCCAAGAAGCAGAGGCACAACATCAGAGCTTGTTGAAAACTCGTTCTACTTTAGAGGCAGATTTGCGCAACAAAGTAAACGCTCTATTTATTGATCGTGAGAAATGTATGGGTTTAAGACGTTCTTTTCCAGTTAATAACATgattaaatactaa
- the Upf2 gene encoding regulator of nonsense transcripts 2 — protein MSTEIDINATATDQGDNEPSIDPEELERQEREELNAFIVELKAKIVAKSHLRYENTNFDLPEDTYFAKLDSSLKRNTAFVKKLKQFTAAQLDILMKDMKGLNLSKYISEICSALSEAKIKMTDVPAVVLLCSKLHQTYADFDNEFFEAWQKTLVLKSGEKISNPSKLRVDLRLFAELVSSGVITSKQGLGLLGNVLTYVISQDKEDHSNFSIILSFCRHCGEEYAGLVPRKMIDLAEKYDNPEIPKSDFLPSDKQENLRKLLKDYFKNLCKHLLSEQAELKNMTNNLKKAMASKGEISTKTKEKCELMQANFDKLLSSAQTLSDLLDEPLPEMAKETEICNPGAVIENMMDDAALGELDPWGDEETKSFYIDLPDLRQFLPNFSAPKVDPEQIEDTSEMTEEALDADIDNDIDLDDPPSTTSDPPNEKDQGDIDEAVGATEKLPDKIGNALMEVGRQSNQTPGSNKQQFAQFLKNLNNCVNKELIDSAAIEFLLNYNTKNNRKKLTKSIFAVHRNRLDLLPFLSRFVAIVNLCNTDVALDLSELLRKEFKWHIRMKNQLNIESKIKILRFMGEMVKFGLLKKFDALSCLKVLLRDFQHHQIEMACAFIEVAGIYLYNCKDTRWLMNTFLDQMMRLKTATALDSRHAAQVENVFYLVKPPETVKQDVVLRPVIHEYIRHLIFEELNKQNVDRCIKMLRRINWHEPTISNYVIKCLSKAYLLRFPLIRCLADLLSGLSSYQEKAVTMVIDNVFEDIRAGLEIHSPKLAQRRIAMAKYLGELYNYKLVESTNILNTLYSIISLGVSTEDDAISELDPPDSLFRLKLACVLLDTCGPYFTSSGSKQKLDYFLVFFQHYYWYKKSNPIFSKVQDTHDLFPILVDHMYRDCLSNVRPKLKLYKNLEQAKEAIKKLQEKLYPQLKELTEQQNTEDSANLHPIPEDSEFDDAASDDSSSELDRRPRDERRDDEDDENTEDGTNQANTTDWTENEGMPEDDCKPAVRTKEDLEFEQMFEKMAQDSYQERLKETVKPNTKDIPVPMMVRNNKKSYEQISSASAAAATSVATPAPSNETKPANAATIPFVLMVRSGKGGKQQFKQFVAPSDSQLAINLKLQEEKIREEKERVKRLTLNITDRIEEEDYQESLMQSQRGNQPNLYARPNKPKFKHQKGAPDADLIFH, from the exons ATGAGTACTGAAATAGACATCAATGCCACTGCCACCGACCAGGGCGACAATGAACCGTCTATAGATCCGGAAGAATTGGAACGTCAGGAACGTGAAGAACTAAATGCGTTCATAGTCGAATTAAAAGCTAAGATTGTGGCAAAATCTCATTTACGCTATGAAAATACTAATTTTGATTTACCTGAAGATACCTACTTTGCCAAATTGGATTCAAGTCTGAAACGCAATACAGCTTTTGTTAAGAAGTTGAAACAATTTACTGCCGCTCAATTAGATATCCTAATGAAAGATATGAAAGGATTAAATTTGAGTAAATATATTTCGGAAATATGCTCAGCTCTATcggaagctaaaattaaaatgaCAGATGTTCCGGCAGTGGTATTACTTTGTTCAAAGTTGCATCAAACCTATGCGGATTTCGATAATGAATTCTTTGAGGCCTGGCAGAAGACTTTGGTGCTTAAATCTGGTGAAAAAATCTCAAACCCAAGCAAGCTTCGAGTAGATTTGCGTCTATTTGCCGAACTTGTCAGCTCGGGGGTTATAACCAGTAAACAGGGTTTAGGCCTGTTGGGCAATGTACTGACCTATGTAATTTCCCAGGACAAAGAAGATCACAGCAATTTCTctattattttatcattttgtcGTCATTGTGGTGAAGAGTATGCTGGTTTAGTGCCAAGAAAAATGATCGATTTAGCTGAAAAATATGATAATCCAGAAATTCCAAAATCCGACTTTTTACCCTCTGACAAGCAagagaatttaagaaaattgttgaaggattattttaaaaacttgtgcAAACACTTGCTGTCTGAACAAGCAGAGCTAAAGAACATGACAAATAATCTCAAAAAAGCTATGGCTTCCAAAG GTGaaatttctacaaaaacaaaagaaaaatgcgAACTAATGCAAGCAAACTTTGATAAACTATTATCATCCGCACAAACACTATCGGATTTATTGGACGAACCTTTGCCGGAAATGGCTAAGGAAACTGAAATTTGTAATCCTGGAGCAGTAATTGAAAATATGATGGATGATGCAGCTCTAGGAGAGCTTGATCCATGGGGTGATGAAGAAACAAAGAGTTTTTACATCGATTTACCAGATCTCCGGCAATTTCTGCCAAATTTTTCGGCACCCAAAGTGGATCCCGAACAAATTGAGGATACCTCAGAAATGACTGAAGAGGCATTGGATGCAGACATAGACAATGATATCGACTTAGATGATCCACCATCAACAACATCAGATCCACCCAATGAAAAAGATCAAGGGGATATTGATGAAGCTGTGGGAGCAACAGAAAAGTTACCAGATAAGATTGGAAATGCTTTGATGGAAGTAGGGCGACAAAGTAATCAAACACCTGGTTCAAATAAGCAACAGTTTGCACAATTTTTAAAGAACTTAAATAATTGTGTCAATAAGGAACTAATAGATTCGGCCGCTATTGAATTTCTTCtgaattataatacaaaaaataatcgaaaaaagcTAACAAAGTCTATATTTGCAGTGCATAG aaatcgCTTAGATCTTTTACCGTTTTTATCGCGCTTTGTGGCTATTGTAAATCTCTGCAATACTGATGTGGCTTTGGATCTTTCGGAATTATTGCGCAAGGAATTCAAATGGCACATACGCATGAAGAACCAGTTGAATATTgagtctaaaataaaaattttgcgtTTCATGGGTGAAATggtaaaatttggtttattgAAGAAGTTTGATGCCTTAAGCTGTTTAAAAGTCCTCCTAAGAGATTTTCAACATCATCAAATTGAAATGGCTTGTGCCTTCATAGAAGTTGCCGGCATCTATTTATACAACTGCAAAGATACACGTTGGCTCATGAACACTTTCCTCGATCAAATGATGCGTTTGAAAACTGCTACGGCTCTTGATTCTAGGCATGCGGCTCAAGTCGAGAATGTGTTTTATTTGGTAAAACCTCCAGAGACTGTAAAACAAGATGTGGTATTAAGGCCTGTTATACATGAGTATATAAGGCATTTAATATTTGAAGAGTTAAATAAGCAGAATGTTGATCGTTGCATAAAAATGCTAAGACGCATTAATTGGCACGAACCCACCATAAGTAACTATGTTATTAAATGTTTGTCAAAGGCTTATCTATTGCGATTCCCTCTAATACGGTGCTTGGCTGATCTTCTATCGGGTTTGAGCTCATATCAAGAGAAAGCGGTTACTATGGTTATAGACAATGTGTTTGAGGATATTAGAGCTGGTCTGGAGATCCATTCACCAAAATTGGCACAACGACGCATAGCTATGGCAAAGTATTTGGGAGAACTTTATAATTATAAGCTAGTGGAATCCACCAATATATTAAATACTCTTTACTCCATAATTTCCTTGGGTGTTTCCACCGAAGATGATGCGATTTCAGAGTTAGACCCTCCCGATAGTTTGTTCAGACTAAAGTTAGCTTGTGTCTTATTGGATACATGTGGTCCATATTTTACCAGTTCTGGCAGCAAACAAAA GTTGGATTACTTTTTAGTGTTCTTTCAACACTATTAttggtataaaaaatcgaatccaatattttcaaaagtgCAAGATACCCACGACTTGTTTCCAATATTAGTGGACCACATGTATCGTGATTGTTTGTCCAATGTTAGGCCTAAACtcaaactttataaaaatcttGAGCAGGCCAAGGAAGCCATTAAAAAGTTGCAAGAAAAACTATATCCACAACTAAAGGAGTTGACAGAACAGCAGAATACAGAGGATTCTGCAAATTTGCATCCAATACCAGAAGATAGTGAATTTGATGATGCA GCCAGTGATGATTCTTCCTCCGAATTAGATAGAAGACCACGCGATGAACGACGCGATGATGAGGACGATGAAAATACGGAAGATGGTACAAACCAAGCAAATACCACCGACTGGACTGAAAATGAGGGTATGCCCGAGGATGATTGTAAGCCGGCCGTGAGAACTAAGGAGGACTTGGAATTTgaacaaatgtttgaaaaaatggCCCAAGATAGTTACCAGGAACGTTTAAAGGAAACAGTTAAACCGAACACTAAAGATATACCCGTACCAATGATGGttagaaataacaaaaagtcATACGAGCAAATATCCTCAGCCTCTGCTGCCGCTGCAACATCTGTAGCCACTCCAGCTCCCAGCAATGAAACTAAACCTGCCAATGCTGCCACCATACCATTTGTTTTAATGGTACGTAGCGGCAAGGGTggtaaacaacaatttaaacagTTTGTAGCTCCCTCCGATTCTCAATTGGCCATAAATTTGAAACTACAAGAGGAAAAGATACGCGAAGAAAAAGAAAGGGTCAAACGTTTAACACTGAACATAACCGATCGCATTGAAGAGGAAGATTATCAGGAGTCTTTAATGCAATCGCAACGTGGTAACCAGCCAAATCTGTATGCTCGCCCAAACaaaccaaaatttaaacatCAAAAAGGTGCTCCCGATGCTGATTTAATATTTCATTGA
- the LOC135957811 gene encoding integrin beta-PS-like produces MIPLIKLKAEAIFIAFVCCVYFVSSVEGQLPGKFVQNPCVSKRTCHECIQTKNCAWCMQPDNGNMSRCFPSNYTDICPKDFVWNPATMEKLTINRKLTLGGQSRSKEDKREDIVQISPQRVSLKLRINEVHSLRMRYSQAEDYPVDLYYLMDLSNSMADDKEKLSALGDLLSDTMRNITSNFRLGFGSFVDKVLMPYTSSSPKNLEEPCSGCAAPYVFKNVMSLSKDTFRFSTEVKNATISGNLDGPEGGLDALMQAVVCREQIGWRQQARRLLVLSTDNRAHFAGDGKLGGVIQPNDAECHLSSDGNYTHSVIQDYPSIAQINRVVKEHAINVIFAVTESHQSIYKKLSRNIEGSSTAILSEDSSNVVDLVKDEYNKISSSIEMKDNASRHVEITYHSACLNGGSEIPTSKCDGLKVGDVVNFTAQILVTSCPTDPAEWNQVIQIYPVGINETLIIDLEMLCTCPCEKPGSTGYQTDSPVCNNHGTLMCGSCECDDLHFGRKCECSAVDVYSKKGKNLGCRADNVTEIDCNGRGSCLCGVCECDKRSNPDEIISGSFCECDNFSCDRREQLLCSGPNHGVCECGSCVCKLGWTGAACDCRVSNETCIPPNDGKICSGNGVCECGACKCRATKDGRYSGQFCEKCSTCASRCLELRDCVQCQMYKTGPLKNISDCAANCTSFVTKGVVKVEIDDQKEENLCTVYDDNDCKFTFKYSEDNDDIVDVHAEINIECPSKVFILGLVLGIIGTMVLVGLATLLLWKLLTTMHDKREFEKERMDAKWNTGGNPLFTPATTTFENPTYSEK; encoded by the exons ATGATTCCTCTTATTAAATTAAAGGCTGAGGCTATATTTATAGCCTTTGTGTGTTGTGTATATTTTGTGAGTTCGGTTGAAGGCCAATTGCCTggtaaatttgttcaaaatccTTGCGTAAGCAAACGTACATGTCACGAgtgtatacaaacaaaaaattgtgcCTGGTGTATGCAACCAGATAATGGGAATATGTCAAGATGTTTTCCATCTAATTATACTGACATTTGCCCAAAAGACTTTGTGTGGAACCCCGCTACGATGGAAAAGTTGACCATTAATCGGAAACTAACTTTAGGCGGTCAAAGCAGATCTAAGGAAGATAAACGTGAAGATATTGTGCAAATAAGTCCTCAGCGAGTATCCCTAAAATTACGCATAA ACGAAGTACATAGTTTACGCATGCGTTATTCTCAAGCTGAAGATTATCCTGTTGATTTGTACTATCTTATGGATTTGTCAAATTCTATGGCGGATGATAAAGAAAAACTGTCGGCCTTGGGTGATTTACTCTCAGATACTATGCGAAATATTACCTCAAATTTCCGTTTAGGTTTCGGCTCATTTGTTGATAAAGTTTTAATGCCCTATACTTCAAGTTCTCCTAAAAA CTTGGAAGAGCCATGTTCTGGATGTGCAGCACCTTATGTATTTAAGAATGTAATGTCTTTAAGCAAGGATACTTTTCGGTTCTCA ACAGAAGTAAAAAATGCTACAATTTCTGGTAATTTGGATGGACCTGAGGGAGGCTTGGATGCCTTAATGCAAGCTGTAGTTTGTCGCGAGCAAATCGGTTGGCGCCAACAAGCCCGTCGATTGCTTGTATTATCAACAGATAATCGTGCACACTTCGCCGGTGATGGCAAG CTTGGTGGTGTTATACAACCGAATGATGCCGAATGCCACTTAAGTTCAGACGGAAATTACACACACTCGGTTATTCAAGACTACCCTAGCATTGCTCAAATCAATCGTGTAGTGAAAGAACATGCTATCAATGTGATATTTGCTGTAACTGAAAGCCATCAGTCAATCTATAAGAAATTATCCCGAAATATTGAAGGTTCGTCTACGGCCATATTATCGGAAGATTCTTCTAATGTTGTAGACTTGGTTAAAGATGAATATAAT AAAATATCTTCCTCTATTGAAATGAAAGATAATGCCTCCCGTCATGTTGAGATCACCTATCATTCAGCGTGTTTGAACGGTGGCTCCGAAATACCCACTTCAAAATGTGATGGCCTTAAGGTCGGTGATGTTGTCAATTTTACCGCCCAAATTTTGGTTACATCCTGTCCCACTGACCCCGCCGAATGGAATCAAGTTATTCAAATCTATCCTGTAGGCATTAATGAAACTTTAATCATCGATTTAGAAATGTTGTGTACCTGCCCATGTGAAAAACCTGGATCAACTGGTTATCAAACCGATTCACCAGTATGTAATAATCATGGTACCCTGATGTGTGGTAGTTGTGAATGTGATGACTTGCATTTCGGTCGCAAATGTGAATGTTCTGCTGtcgatgtttattcgaaaaaaggtaaaaatttaGGATGTCGTGCTGATAATGTGACAGAAATTGATTGCAATGGTCGTGGTAGTTGTTTGTGTGGTGTTTGCGAATGTGATAAGCGTTCTAATCCGGACGAAATTATTTCTGGAAGTTTCTGTGAATGTGATAATTTCTCTTGTGATCGTCGTGAGCAACTATTGTGTTCGGGTCCTAATCATGGCGTTTGTGAGTGTGGTAGTTGTGTTTGTAAACTAGGTTGGACGGGTGCAGCTTGTGATTGTAGAGTTTCAAATGAAACATGTATTCCACCCAATGATGGTAAAATCTGTTCAGGAAATGGCGTATGTGAATGTGGCGCATGCAA ATGTAGAGCAACCAAAGATGGACGATATTCTGGTCAATTTTGCGAGAAGTGTTCCACATGTGCAAGTCGTTGTCTCGAGCTAAGAGATTGTGTCCAATGTCAAATGTATAAGACAGGTCcgctaaaaaatatttcagattgTGCCGCCAATTGTACGTCATTTGTAACAAAAGGCGTTGTAAAGGTCGAGATTGATGACCAGAAAGAAGAAAATCTTTGCACAGTTTATGATGATAATGAttgtaaatttacttttaaatacaGCGAAGACAATGATGATATAGTGGATGTGCATGCTGAGATTAATATTGAATGTCCTTCTAAAGTATTTATATTGGGTTTGGTGTTGGGTATTATTGGCACCATGGTGTTGGTTGGTTTGGCTACACTGTTGTTGTGGAAACTATTGACTACCATGCATGATAAACGTGAGTTTGAAAAAGAACGCATGGATGCGAAATGGAATACG ggAGGAAATCCACTTTTTACGCCAGCTACAACAACGTTCGAAAATCCTACGTattcagaaaaataa